Proteins found in one Geomonas subterranea genomic segment:
- a CDS encoding response regulator, with amino-acid sequence MAAFEKLQSMLDAAMKQAGEESSMLLGQAMSVAASDVLNTNRKSYLGDEDNPIYVVGVESREAYPGFFYLLFSLGDTIVMSSILLGIPGPRIQEKRRLSIQEPDDVDAFGEIANQIIGSFNSIFQPNLPDKVHLKLLPPQKYVPGTDPLTDELPFPEGDYLMYRAPLQIEGHEMNMVDILIPHPLANLFDPQPEEAAVEAVPEAEAAAGESAGPLPSILVLGDDQVRQELVHELAESGLNLIDAPLGADLPGLFAQGDVRAAFICLKQTSDRDLAICKRVVPLVDRSGGAVLLSAPEWTRTAVLKALKAGVKGVVMPPFAPHELADKLQQILHH; translated from the coding sequence ATGGCTGCATTCGAAAAGCTACAATCGATGCTGGACGCCGCGATGAAGCAGGCCGGCGAGGAGAGCAGCATGCTCCTCGGCCAGGCCATGAGTGTCGCGGCTTCCGACGTCCTCAACACCAACCGCAAGAGCTACCTGGGTGACGAGGACAACCCCATCTACGTGGTGGGCGTGGAGTCGCGCGAGGCGTACCCCGGCTTCTTCTACCTCCTCTTCTCGCTGGGCGACACCATCGTGATGAGCTCGATTCTCCTGGGGATCCCCGGGCCGAGGATCCAGGAGAAGCGCCGGCTCTCCATCCAGGAGCCGGACGACGTGGACGCCTTCGGCGAGATCGCCAACCAGATCATCGGCTCCTTCAACTCCATCTTCCAGCCCAACCTGCCGGACAAGGTACACCTGAAGCTCCTCCCGCCGCAGAAGTACGTCCCGGGGACGGACCCGCTCACCGACGAGCTCCCCTTCCCGGAGGGGGACTACCTGATGTACCGTGCCCCCCTGCAGATCGAGGGGCACGAGATGAACATGGTGGACATCCTGATCCCCCACCCGCTGGCCAACCTCTTCGACCCGCAGCCGGAGGAGGCTGCGGTCGAGGCGGTACCCGAGGCCGAGGCGGCGGCCGGGGAGAGCGCCGGGCCGCTTCCCTCCATCCTCGTCCTGGGGGATGACCAGGTGCGCCAGGAGCTGGTGCACGAGCTGGCCGAAAGCGGCCTCAACCTGATCGACGCGCCGCTGGGAGCGGACCTCCCCGGGCTCTTCGCCCAGGGGGACGTCCGTGCCGCGTTCATCTGCCTCAAGCAGACCTCCGACCGCGACCTGGCCATCTGCAAGCGGGTGGTCCCCCTGGTGGACCGCAGCGGCGGCGCCGTGCTCCTCTCCGCCCCCGAGTGGACCCGGACCGCGGTGCTGAAGGCGCTCAAGGCGGGGGTCAAGGGGGTGGTGATGCCCCCCTTCGCGCCGCATGAACTGGCGGACAAGCTGCAGCAGATCCTGCACCACTAG
- a CDS encoding PAS domain-containing protein: MEEERKNLAARLLEEVDCGTVYLDAGGKVLFINRRAEEILHVERAQVLGKRVDMLPLRTPIYRVLSENAQDEPVEVSVDGAVIQVRSTPLGGAPSKGNSSSCATSATTRGKSASARSSWP, encoded by the coding sequence ATGGAGGAGGAACGTAAAAACCTGGCGGCACGTCTGCTGGAGGAGGTCGACTGCGGGACGGTCTATCTCGACGCCGGCGGCAAGGTGCTGTTCATCAACCGCAGGGCCGAGGAGATCCTGCACGTCGAACGGGCCCAGGTCCTGGGGAAGCGTGTGGACATGCTGCCGCTCAGGACCCCGATCTACCGCGTGCTGAGCGAGAACGCGCAGGACGAGCCGGTGGAGGTGAGCGTCGACGGCGCCGTGATCCAGGTCCGTTCCACCCCGCTTGGGGGAGCCCCCTCGAAGGGGAACTCTTCCAGTTGCGCGACATCAGCAACGACAAGAGGGAAAAGCGCCAGCGCGAGGAGTTCGTGGCCATGA
- the flgB gene encoding flagellar basal body rod protein FlgB codes for MPVQGLFGTTVELLGKTLDLRAKRQTMISANLANVETPGYTSTDISFEGQLKSALKGGRKTAALTNPRHIPLKGASAGSLERVQGDVVEVTSRNMAPDGNGVEMETEMGRLAENQIMYNASVQILTKKFEELKQAIRGTL; via the coding sequence ATGCCAGTACAAGGATTATTCGGGACCACGGTGGAACTTCTGGGCAAGACCCTGGACCTGAGGGCGAAGCGGCAGACGATGATCTCGGCGAACCTCGCCAACGTGGAGACTCCGGGTTATACCAGCACCGACATCTCCTTTGAGGGGCAGCTGAAAAGCGCCCTGAAGGGGGGAAGGAAAACGGCAGCGCTGACCAACCCGCGCCACATACCGCTCAAGGGCGCATCCGCGGGCTCCCTGGAAAGGGTGCAGGGTGACGTGGTCGAGGTCACTTCCCGCAACATGGCTCCCGACGGCAACGGCGTGGAGATGGAGACCGAGATGGGGCGCCTGGCCGAGAACCAGATCATGTACAACGCCAGCGTGCAGATCCTCACCAAGAAGTTCGAGGAACTGAAGCAGGCCATAAGGGGTACCTTATAA
- a CDS encoding response regulator produces MGNVLIVDDSSTMRKIISRSLRQAGLAIDDIYEAGDGIEALSAMEGKTIDLILSDINMPNMDGLEFIKCVRGKGVNTPIVMITTEGGEDILKEAINNGASDSIKKPFTPDQLNEKLGGLL; encoded by the coding sequence ATGGGCAACGTATTGATAGTGGACGATTCCTCGACCATGAGAAAGATCATTTCCCGCAGCCTGCGCCAGGCGGGGCTCGCCATCGACGACATCTACGAGGCCGGCGACGGCATCGAGGCCCTCTCCGCCATGGAGGGGAAAACCATCGACCTGATCCTCTCCGACATCAACATGCCCAACATGGACGGGCTGGAATTCATCAAGTGCGTCCGGGGCAAGGGGGTCAACACCCCGATCGTCATGATCACCACCGAGGGGGGCGAGGACATCCTCAAGGAGGCGATCAACAACGGCGCCAGCGACAGCATCAAGAAGCCGTTCACGCCGGACCAGTTGAACGAGAAGCTCGGAGGACTTTTATGA
- a CDS encoding sensor histidine kinase translates to MRDISNDKREKRQREEFVAMMTHDLKSPLTVIMGYMQALMGEMPSKMDPSLHLFVKEMDKSAVKMLSMIDDVLDAYRLEAGLLQIDRQPCDAHGLLEGCCRDGEREAAVHGSYFLSEICDGIPTLDLDEKQITRVFANLIGNAIKFTPRRGTISVTSTIEDDCLLVQVRDTGIGIPETELPRIFNKYFRASGAQGFKGTGLGLTISKAIVEAHGGSIRVESSAGKGSCFSVLLPLRNERCSFKL, encoded by the coding sequence TTGCGCGACATCAGCAACGACAAGAGGGAAAAGCGCCAGCGCGAGGAGTTCGTGGCCATGATGACCCACGACCTCAAGTCCCCCCTCACCGTGATCATGGGGTACATGCAGGCGCTCATGGGGGAGATGCCCTCGAAGATGGACCCCTCGCTGCACCTCTTCGTGAAGGAGATGGACAAGAGCGCCGTCAAGATGCTCTCCATGATCGACGACGTGCTGGACGCCTACCGGCTGGAGGCGGGGCTTTTGCAGATCGACCGGCAGCCCTGCGACGCGCACGGCCTGCTGGAGGGGTGCTGCCGCGACGGCGAACGGGAGGCCGCGGTACACGGCTCATACTTCCTGAGCGAGATCTGTGACGGAATTCCGACACTCGACCTCGACGAGAAACAGATCACCCGGGTCTTCGCCAACCTGATCGGCAACGCCATCAAGTTCACCCCCAGGCGCGGCACCATCAGCGTCACCAGCACCATCGAGGACGACTGCCTGCTGGTCCAGGTCAGGGATACCGGCATAGGCATCCCCGAAACCGAACTGCCGCGCATCTTCAACAAGTACTTCCGCGCCTCGGGGGCCCAGGGTTTCAAGGGGACCGGGCTCGGGCTCACCATCAGCAAGGCCATAGTGGAGGCGCACGGCGGGAGTATCCGCGTCGAGAGCAGCGCCGGCAAGGGGAGCTGCTTCTCGGTCCTTTTGCCGCTGCGCAACGAGCGCTGCAGCTTCAAGCTCTGA
- a CDS encoding rhodanese-like domain-containing protein, with the protein MRFIAVLFSVLMLIASLSQAVGPANVTSKQAQALLAKNARMVLLDVRTPDEYRQAHLKGAQLIPLGELNRRVQEIPRDRPVLVYCAVGARSSTAASFLSSRGYREIYNMTDGIVGWYKNGLPLQMGR; encoded by the coding sequence ATGAGATTTATCGCCGTCCTGTTTTCCGTTTTGATGCTGATCGCTTCCCTGTCCCAGGCCGTCGGCCCCGCCAACGTCACCTCGAAGCAGGCCCAGGCCCTGCTGGCCAAGAACGCCAGGATGGTGCTTCTCGACGTGCGCACCCCGGACGAGTACCGCCAGGCGCACCTGAAGGGGGCGCAGCTGATCCCCCTAGGGGAGCTTAACCGCCGGGTGCAGGAGATCCCGCGCGACCGGCCGGTGCTGGTGTACTGCGCCGTCGGCGCCCGCTCCTCCACAGCGGCGAGTTTCCTCTCCTCCCGCGGCTACCGCGAGATCTACAACATGACCGACGGCATCGTCGGCTGGTACAAGAACGGCCTGCCGCTGCAGATGGGGCGCTAG
- a CDS encoding C-GCAxxG-C-C family protein — protein MFWLRKNVAEKAGDEPVAEKVANEAEGFYRSGKMHCAEAVLAAVKNEFLPEAGDELVHLASGFGGGSGAGCICGAVAGGTMAIGLVVKDRKEAAALTKELHHWFKEQYRVTCCKALTANGKKRCVEFTASTAGKVAEMLQQRK, from the coding sequence GTGTTCTGGTTGCGAAAGAATGTTGCGGAAAAGGCCGGCGACGAGCCGGTGGCCGAGAAGGTGGCCAACGAGGCGGAAGGGTTCTACCGCTCCGGGAAGATGCACTGCGCTGAGGCGGTGCTCGCCGCGGTGAAAAACGAGTTCCTCCCCGAGGCGGGAGACGAACTGGTTCATCTCGCCTCCGGCTTCGGCGGCGGTTCGGGCGCCGGCTGCATCTGCGGCGCCGTGGCCGGCGGAACGATGGCGATCGGCCTGGTGGTCAAGGACCGCAAGGAGGCCGCCGCGCTCACCAAGGAGCTGCACCACTGGTTCAAGGAGCAGTACCGCGTCACCTGCTGCAAGGCGCTCACCGCCAACGGCAAGAAGCGCTGCGTCGAGTTCACCGCCAGCACGGCGGGCAAGGTCGCCGAAATGCTGCAGCAGAGAAAGTGA
- a CDS encoding tetratricopeptide repeat protein — translation MTFTLRIPGPGLFLGLVTILFACALPQSALAQQENRLWRVAVHPHQGFTRVNLFFQSPPDYTLRVLPGRVRLEVRGADSPTFKKLRALNDRELAGVTTSELRGVLSVSIAVREAEPGVQVVSCANPSVLSLDVGPGVKRAVRVDIAPGREPILSGTERFVRDFDADPGGVPFAPTDGKVLKGLLPEGEALLFQQGESLLYRDRAEEAVNVFSMFTNKGAAPKALASFRLGEALERLGRHQEALSYFRQGEALWPQYLEQAPELLQPYSDALARTGDFPAARALLLRLMNRYLGTPYQAELLNRLADLIERNGQKTAALAMYRSVAVYAAGSAAAGRARLKLADRELFTLSRDRYQELLGKYRAVYQEPGDPSSRDEALFKMTLLLSLYASPREALDTVITYDRRYPRGIFSTIVKKMREEILFPVYQDAAAAGKDQELVQLALDNREYLARCFGDPGFAPRISQAFEKSGATAKELELFGYLDQKNWAAGSAPFLLARMVDDAVAIGNVPLAEATARDFLSRFPRDRYAGRVREQLGRLAFERGDLPGAAAQLAFLRAKGGTPQLPDSEYYLGKALEGAKDHAGAVRSLARFTLAAKRDNPLLPDGYFTLATALAAGKDYQRALAACVVGASVASGEMSGQFLYKTGELQLQLGEVRQAKATWEKGAATGGAWGRLASEALSDLNWRMKIAGQLP, via the coding sequence ATGACCTTCACGCTGCGCATACCCGGCCCGGGGCTGTTCCTGGGACTCGTCACGATACTGTTCGCCTGCGCCCTCCCGCAAAGCGCCCTGGCGCAGCAGGAGAACCGCCTGTGGCGCGTCGCGGTGCATCCCCACCAGGGGTTCACCAGGGTCAACCTCTTCTTCCAGTCCCCCCCCGACTACACGCTCCGGGTCCTCCCCGGGCGGGTCAGGCTCGAGGTGCGCGGGGCCGATTCCCCGACTTTCAAGAAACTGCGTGCCCTGAACGACAGGGAGCTCGCCGGCGTCACCACCTCGGAGCTGCGCGGCGTGCTCAGCGTCTCCATTGCGGTGCGCGAGGCGGAGCCCGGGGTCCAGGTGGTCTCCTGCGCCAACCCGAGCGTCCTCTCCCTCGACGTCGGGCCGGGGGTGAAGCGGGCGGTGCGGGTGGACATCGCCCCGGGGCGTGAACCGATCCTCTCCGGCACCGAGCGTTTCGTGCGCGACTTCGACGCCGACCCCGGCGGGGTCCCCTTCGCCCCCACCGACGGGAAGGTTCTGAAGGGGCTCCTCCCCGAGGGGGAGGCGCTCCTGTTCCAGCAGGGGGAAAGCCTCCTGTACCGGGACCGGGCCGAGGAGGCGGTAAACGTCTTCTCCATGTTCACCAACAAGGGGGCGGCCCCGAAGGCGCTCGCCTCGTTCCGGCTCGGCGAGGCCCTGGAGCGGCTGGGGCGTCACCAGGAGGCCCTGTCCTATTTCCGTCAGGGGGAGGCGCTCTGGCCCCAGTACCTGGAGCAGGCCCCGGAACTCCTGCAGCCCTACTCCGACGCGCTGGCGCGGACCGGCGACTTCCCCGCCGCGCGCGCCCTGCTGCTGCGCCTCATGAACCGGTACCTCGGGACCCCGTACCAGGCCGAGCTCCTGAACCGCCTGGCCGACCTCATCGAGCGCAACGGCCAGAAGACGGCGGCCCTCGCCATGTACCGAAGCGTTGCGGTCTACGCGGCCGGGAGCGCCGCGGCCGGCAGGGCGCGCCTGAAGCTCGCCGACCGGGAGCTTTTCACGCTGTCCCGGGACCGTTACCAGGAACTTTTGGGGAAATACCGGGCGGTCTACCAGGAGCCCGGGGATCCATCCTCGCGCGACGAGGCGCTCTTCAAGATGACCCTGCTCCTCTCGCTCTACGCCTCGCCCAGGGAGGCCCTGGACACGGTCATCACCTACGACCGGCGCTACCCGCGCGGCATCTTCAGCACCATCGTCAAGAAGATGCGGGAGGAGATCCTCTTCCCGGTGTACCAGGACGCCGCGGCCGCCGGCAAGGACCAGGAGCTGGTCCAGCTCGCCCTGGACAACCGGGAGTACCTGGCCCGCTGCTTCGGCGACCCCGGCTTCGCCCCCAGGATCTCGCAGGCCTTCGAGAAGAGCGGCGCCACGGCAAAGGAGCTCGAGCTCTTCGGTTACCTGGATCAGAAGAACTGGGCCGCCGGCAGCGCGCCGTTTCTGCTGGCCCGCATGGTCGACGACGCCGTCGCCATCGGCAACGTGCCGCTGGCCGAGGCGACCGCCCGCGACTTCCTCTCCCGCTTCCCCCGTGACCGGTACGCGGGGCGGGTGCGGGAACAGCTGGGACGGCTCGCCTTCGAGAGGGGAGACCTCCCCGGCGCCGCCGCGCAGCTCGCCTTCCTGCGCGCCAAGGGGGGGACGCCCCAGCTGCCGGACAGCGAATACTACCTCGGGAAGGCGCTCGAGGGGGCCAAGGACCATGCCGGCGCGGTGCGCAGCCTCGCCCGTTTCACCCTGGCTGCGAAACGGGACAACCCGTTGCTCCCGGACGGCTACTTCACCCTGGCCACGGCCCTCGCCGCCGGCAAGGACTACCAGCGTGCGCTGGCGGCCTGCGTGGTCGGGGCGAGCGTCGCCTCCGGGGAGATGAGCGGGCAGTTCCTGTACAAGACCGGCGAGCTGCAGCTGCAGCTGGGTGAGGTGCGTCAGGCCAAGGCGACCTGGGAGAAGGGGGCCGCGACCGGGGGGGCCTGGGGCAGGCTCGCCTCGGAGGCGCTCAGCGACCTGAACTGGCGCATGAAGATCGCCGGTCAGCTCCCCTGA
- a CDS encoding YgaP family membrane protein, producing the protein MYIDRMLRLIAGTFTLVSLALAHYHDPRWLWFTAFIGLNLLQSGFTNWCPMMTILDKLGVPKLPPGECRK; encoded by the coding sequence ATGTACATCGACAGAATGTTGAGACTGATCGCCGGCACCTTCACCCTCGTTTCCCTGGCGCTGGCCCACTACCACGACCCGCGCTGGCTCTGGTTCACCGCCTTCATCGGGTTGAACCTGCTCCAGTCCGGCTTCACCAACTGGTGCCCGATGATGACCATACTGGACAAGCTCGGCGTGCCCAAGCTCCCCCCGGGGGAGTGCCGCAAGTGA
- a CDS encoding chemotaxis protein CheX: MMSLNQEIAAATHLQEADLASYVINATKEVFETMVMMALEDSYPLKEPVTSFHCSVTGMVGLAGTYTGILSIHCPQHLALRITSNMLGMDVDEVGEDVNDALGEIANMLGGYVKQILSKGGLDINLSIPTVISGEDYTVNSMADSDCVIIPFTNEGDRFLVGLKLRKEV; encoded by the coding sequence ATGATGTCCCTCAACCAGGAAATCGCAGCCGCGACACACCTGCAGGAGGCGGATCTGGCCAGCTACGTCATCAACGCCACCAAGGAGGTGTTCGAGACCATGGTGATGATGGCCCTCGAGGACAGCTATCCCCTCAAGGAGCCGGTCACCTCATTCCACTGCTCGGTCACCGGGATGGTCGGGCTGGCGGGGACCTACACCGGGATTCTCTCCATCCACTGCCCCCAGCACCTGGCCCTCAGGATCACCTCCAACATGCTGGGGATGGACGTGGACGAGGTGGGGGAGGACGTCAACGACGCCCTGGGCGAAATCGCCAACATGCTGGGGGGGTACGTGAAGCAGATCCTCTCCAAGGGGGGGCTGGACATCAACCTCTCCATCCCCACCGTGATCTCGGGCGAGGATTATACGGTCAACTCGATGGCCGACAGCGACTGCGTGATCATCCCCTTCACCAACGAGGGTGACCGCTTCCTGGTCGGCCTGAAGCTCAGGAAGGAAGTCTAG
- a CDS encoding efflux RND transporter permease subunit yields MNNLGFAGKIARAFIDSKLTPLIVAASLLIGLYSVIATPREEEPQIVVPMVDIYLPMPGSSPKEVEERVVTTFEKKIWEINGVEYIYSASRQGMGIITVRFLVGESMEDSLVKLYNKVMSNRNLLPPGAGEPLVVSKSIDDVPILSLTLWSDRYDHNALRRVARELCDDLQKVENVAHSEIKGGLSRELKVQLDPARLASYGLTPLAVMGALEKGNVSQRAGTFASGNREYSLEAGGFISDPADAGRLVVSVKDGRPVYLSDVATVTDGVQDPKDYVFFGLGPAAARKNLKGGAADYPAVTIAIAKRKGANATWVAEDLLKRVEFQKGKLIPSEMQVTVTRNYGETAKDKNDELLFHMFLAAISVTILIAVFMGWRAGAVAAIAIPVTLALTMFIFNRIGYTLNRITLFALIFSIGILVDDAIVVVENIHRYFTTTKFKPLEAAIRAVDEIGNPTMLATLAVIASILPMGFVGGLMGPYMRPIPVGASMAMVFSLLIALTVTPYFAYRFMKGESHYGREAAPEETWMTRFYRRMMGRLLHDTRVRHGFLAMVVVLLLLSCSLIYFKAVTVKMLPFDNKSELQLIVDAPEGTTLEENARMVAELGEALRKVPEVTDFQSYVGTSSPFNFNGLVRHYYLRQGPSVAEIQVNLESKDQRKSQSHDIAKRIRPTLKAITDRYGARLKVAEIPPGPPVLSTLVAEVYGPDQQSRVDIAGKIREIFRKTPGVVDVDWYQEDDQPTLRFEVDRAKAALSGVDAAQVVQTLKLAVGGTDVGLMHVPQEKEPVRINLRLPVGSRSDVSSLSSIYVAGSKGNVPLSELVRVVRGVEEKSLYRKNMKSVVYVIGDVAGVIEAPVYAILKMRKDIDNIPLPGGYHIEQRAASQPWSEERPGIKWDGEWHITYEVFRDLGAAFAAVMVLIYVLVVAWFRDFTTPLVIMAPIPLTLIGILPGHAIMGAFFTATSMIGFIALAGIIVRNSIILIDFAELRRREGMALDEAIIDAGAVRFRPMLLTAAAVVVGSFVIVFDPIFQGLALAMMCGEIASTTLSRITIPILYFMVQSWKEKHTKQARNAG; encoded by the coding sequence ATGAACAACCTGGGCTTCGCGGGGAAAATCGCCCGCGCCTTCATAGATTCCAAACTGACGCCGCTCATCGTGGCGGCCTCCCTTTTGATCGGGCTCTACTCGGTCATCGCGACGCCGCGCGAGGAAGAGCCCCAGATCGTGGTCCCCATGGTGGACATCTACCTCCCCATGCCCGGTTCCTCCCCGAAAGAGGTCGAGGAGCGGGTGGTCACCACCTTCGAGAAAAAGATCTGGGAGATCAACGGGGTCGAGTACATCTACTCCGCCAGCCGCCAGGGGATGGGCATCATCACGGTCCGCTTCCTGGTGGGCGAGAGCATGGAAGACTCCCTGGTCAAGCTCTACAACAAGGTGATGAGCAACCGCAACCTCCTCCCTCCCGGAGCGGGGGAGCCGCTGGTGGTCTCGAAGTCGATCGACGACGTCCCCATCCTGTCGCTCACCCTCTGGTCGGACCGCTACGACCACAACGCCCTGCGCCGCGTGGCTCGGGAACTGTGCGATGACCTGCAGAAGGTCGAGAACGTGGCCCACTCGGAGATCAAGGGGGGACTGTCGCGCGAGCTGAAGGTGCAGCTCGACCCGGCCCGGCTCGCCTCGTACGGCCTGACGCCGCTTGCGGTGATGGGGGCGCTGGAGAAGGGAAATGTATCGCAGCGCGCCGGCACCTTCGCCTCGGGGAACCGCGAGTACAGCCTGGAAGCAGGCGGCTTCATCTCCGACCCCGCCGATGCCGGCCGCCTGGTGGTGAGCGTGAAAGACGGCCGACCGGTCTACCTCTCCGACGTCGCCACGGTGACCGACGGGGTGCAGGATCCCAAGGACTACGTCTTCTTCGGCCTGGGGCCGGCCGCGGCCCGCAAAAACCTCAAAGGGGGGGCGGCGGACTATCCCGCGGTCACCATCGCCATCGCCAAGAGGAAGGGGGCCAACGCGACCTGGGTCGCCGAAGACCTCCTGAAGCGGGTCGAGTTCCAGAAGGGGAAACTGATCCCCTCCGAGATGCAGGTCACCGTCACCAGGAACTACGGCGAGACCGCCAAGGACAAGAACGACGAGCTCCTGTTCCACATGTTCCTGGCGGCCATCTCGGTTACCATCCTGATCGCGGTCTTCATGGGGTGGCGCGCCGGCGCGGTGGCGGCCATCGCCATTCCCGTGACGCTCGCCCTCACCATGTTCATCTTCAACCGGATCGGCTACACGCTGAACCGGATCACGCTGTTCGCACTGATCTTCTCCATCGGCATCCTGGTGGACGACGCCATCGTGGTGGTGGAGAATATCCACCGCTACTTCACCACGACCAAGTTCAAGCCGCTTGAGGCGGCGATCCGGGCGGTGGACGAGATCGGCAACCCGACCATGCTGGCCACCCTCGCGGTGATCGCCTCGATCCTCCCCATGGGTTTCGTGGGGGGGCTCATGGGGCCGTACATGCGCCCCATCCCGGTCGGCGCGTCCATGGCCATGGTCTTCTCGCTCCTCATCGCCCTGACCGTCACCCCCTACTTCGCCTACCGCTTCATGAAGGGCGAATCGCACTACGGCCGTGAGGCGGCCCCCGAAGAGACCTGGATGACCCGGTTCTACCGGCGCATGATGGGGCGGCTTTTGCACGACACCAGGGTGCGCCACGGCTTCCTCGCCATGGTGGTGGTGCTCCTTCTCCTGTCCTGTTCCCTGATCTACTTCAAGGCCGTTACGGTCAAGATGCTCCCGTTCGACAACAAGAGCGAGCTGCAGCTGATCGTGGACGCGCCGGAGGGGACGACGCTGGAGGAAAACGCCCGCATGGTGGCCGAGCTCGGGGAAGCGCTCAGGAAGGTCCCCGAGGTGACCGACTTCCAGAGTTACGTCGGCACCAGTTCTCCCTTCAACTTCAACGGCCTGGTGCGCCACTACTACCTGCGCCAGGGGCCGAGCGTGGCGGAGATCCAGGTCAACCTCGAGAGCAAGGACCAGAGAAAAAGCCAGTCCCACGACATCGCGAAGAGGATCCGCCCGACCCTGAAGGCGATCACCGACCGTTACGGCGCCCGGTTGAAGGTCGCCGAGATCCCCCCCGGCCCGCCGGTCCTCTCCACCCTGGTGGCCGAGGTCTACGGCCCCGACCAGCAAAGCCGCGTGGACATCGCCGGGAAGATACGGGAGATCTTCCGGAAGACCCCGGGGGTGGTCGACGTCGACTGGTACCAGGAGGACGATCAGCCCACCCTGCGTTTCGAGGTGGACCGCGCGAAGGCGGCACTTTCCGGCGTGGACGCGGCCCAGGTGGTGCAGACGCTGAAACTAGCGGTAGGGGGGACGGACGTCGGGCTCATGCACGTGCCGCAGGAGAAGGAGCCGGTCCGGATCAACCTGCGCCTGCCGGTCGGCTCCCGCAGCGACGTCTCCTCGCTCTCCTCCATCTACGTGGCGGGGAGCAAGGGGAACGTCCCCCTTTCGGAGCTGGTGCGCGTGGTGCGCGGCGTGGAGGAGAAGTCGCTGTACCGGAAAAACATGAAGAGCGTGGTCTACGTCATCGGCGACGTCGCCGGGGTGATCGAGGCGCCGGTCTACGCCATCCTGAAGATGCGCAAGGATATCGACAACATCCCGCTGCCGGGCGGCTACCACATCGAGCAGCGCGCGGCCTCCCAGCCCTGGAGCGAGGAGCGTCCCGGCATCAAGTGGGACGGCGAATGGCACATCACCTACGAGGTCTTCCGCGACCTCGGCGCCGCCTTCGCGGCGGTCATGGTGCTCATCTACGTGCTGGTGGTGGCCTGGTTCCGCGACTTCACCACGCCGCTGGTGATCATGGCGCCCATCCCGCTCACCCTGATCGGCATCCTGCCGGGGCACGCCATCATGGGGGCTTTCTTCACGGCCACCAGTATGATAGGCTTCATCGCCCTGGCCGGGATCATCGTCAGGAACTCGATCATCCTGATCGACTTCGCCGAACTGAGGCGCCGGGAGGGGATGGCGCTGGACGAGGCGATCATCGACGCGGGCGCGGTCCGCTTCCGCCCCATGCTGCTGACGGCCGCGGCCGTCGTGGTGGGGAGTTTCGTGATCGTGTTCGACCCGATCTTCCAGGGGCTCGCGCTGGCCATGATGTGCGGCGAGATCGCCTCCACCACGCTTTCCAGGATCACCATCCCCATCCTGTATTTCATGGTGCAGTCATGGAAGGAAAAACACACGAAGCAGGCAAGAAACGCAGGCTGA
- a CDS encoding MBL fold metallo-hydrolase gives MICRIKVLCDNTAGSISGTLGEHGFAALVQAGDQSLLFDTGGGHTLLHNAQRMNVDLKGVDQVVLSHGHYDHAGGLWPLLQAAGPKRILAHPGIFTRRYVLREGNTRSVGVPYAEEFLTGLGASFSYSDAFREVLPGVFLTGEVPRSTSYEEGDAGLFCDEAGCHRDRVTDDQSLVIVTEKGLLLLLGCCHAGVVNTLEFARERTGVEQVYGVVGGCHLAFSPQPQIDATIKALKRYGLKKICPGHCTGFHAAARLAAAFPGGFKPMQVGYLLEVD, from the coding sequence GTGATCTGCCGCATCAAGGTCCTCTGCGACAACACCGCCGGCTCGATCTCCGGCACCCTCGGCGAGCATGGCTTCGCCGCCCTGGTGCAGGCGGGCGACCAGTCGCTTTTGTTCGACACCGGCGGAGGGCACACGCTGCTGCACAACGCCCAGCGCATGAACGTGGACCTGAAGGGCGTGGACCAGGTGGTGCTCTCCCACGGCCACTACGATCATGCGGGAGGGCTCTGGCCGCTGCTGCAGGCCGCGGGGCCCAAGCGGATACTGGCGCACCCCGGGATCTTCACCCGGCGCTACGTGCTGCGCGAGGGGAACACGCGCTCGGTCGGGGTCCCTTATGCCGAGGAGTTCCTCACCGGGCTCGGGGCGAGCTTCTCCTACAGCGACGCCTTCCGGGAGGTTCTCCCCGGCGTCTTCCTGACCGGCGAGGTGCCGCGCAGCACCAGCTACGAGGAAGGGGACGCGGGGCTTTTCTGCGACGAGGCCGGCTGCCACAGGGACCGGGTTACCGACGATCAATCCCTGGTCATCGTGACGGAGAAGGGGCTTTTGCTGCTGCTGGGCTGCTGCCATGCCGGCGTGGTGAACACCCTGGAGTTCGCGCGCGAGCGGACCGGGGTGGAGCAGGTGTACGGGGTGGTGGGGGGATGCCATCTCGCCTTCTCCCCTCAGCCCCAGATTGACGCGACCATCAAGGCCCTGAAGCGTTACGGGCTGAAGAAGATCTGTCCCGGCCATTGCACCGGGTTCCATGCCGCCGCGCGCCTCGCCGCCGCGTTTCCCGGTGGATTCAAGCCCATGCAGGTGGGGTACCTGCTTGAAGTAGACTAA